The following are encoded in a window of Acidobacteriota bacterium genomic DNA:
- a CDS encoding alpha/beta hydrolase: MDLPGLPHVVFACCLSAPRAGCVPTVSEARNVRRIVRVVLVASVAIVIVVGVMWVAQRRLIYYPSQVLPDVSTVLPGAEEVTFPTDDGLTLAAWLVPATGDSYGVTVVVFNGNAGNRGDRVSLANSLAERGYGVLLVGYRGYGGNPGTPTEDGLLADGRAAVAFLEARPDVDADRLVYFGESLGAAVAIGVADERPPAALVLRSPFTSLPDVASVHYPFLPVSVLLRDRYPNLERIRGIEVPVLVVAGSADSVVPAAQSRSVFEAASEPKEFVLIEGADHNDFELTAGDRLVDAVTVFLDNVFLPGSG; encoded by the coding sequence ATGGATCTGCCAGGCTTGCCTCATGTGGTATTCGCCTGTTGTCTTTCTGCGCCGAGGGCGGGATGCGTGCCGACGGTGTCGGAAGCGAGAAATGTGCGGCGCATCGTGAGGGTCGTCCTGGTCGCGAGCGTTGCAATAGTGATCGTCGTCGGCGTGATGTGGGTCGCCCAGCGGCGGCTTATCTATTATCCGTCGCAGGTTCTGCCGGACGTGTCCACCGTCTTACCCGGCGCCGAGGAAGTAACGTTTCCTACTGACGATGGGTTGACTCTGGCAGCGTGGCTGGTACCGGCGACCGGAGACTCCTACGGGGTGACAGTCGTGGTATTCAACGGCAACGCCGGCAACCGTGGCGACCGGGTTTCGCTTGCGAATTCGCTCGCCGAAAGGGGATACGGTGTGTTGCTTGTTGGCTACCGCGGATACGGGGGGAATCCGGGGACGCCCACAGAAGATGGTTTGTTGGCCGACGGGAGAGCTGCCGTTGCTTTCCTTGAGGCCCGTCCCGATGTCGATGCCGACCGCTTGGTGTACTTCGGTGAGTCGCTCGGAGCGGCCGTGGCAATCGGGGTAGCGGATGAGCGTCCCCCGGCGGCTTTGGTGCTGCGCTCGCCGTTCACGTCTCTTCCCGACGTCGCATCGGTGCACTACCCATTCCTGCCGGTGTCCGTCTTGCTGAGGGACCGCTATCCGAACCTGGAGAGGATTCGCGGAATCGAGGTCCCTGTCCTTGTCGTGGCCGGATCAGCCGATAGTGTGGTGCCCGCTGCTCAGAGTCGGAGCGTGTTCGAGGCAGCCTCCGAGCCGAAGGAGTTTGTATTGATCGAGGGCGCTGATCACAACGACTTCGAGCTGACGGCCGGTGACCGACTTGTGGACGCGGTGACGGTGTTCCTCGACAATGTGTTTCTCCCCGGCTCCGGTTGA
- a CDS encoding translation elongation factor-like protein, producing MTEKLVGTVSHYYSKLEVAGIDLSDKLNVGDTVHILGHTSDFTQTVDSIQVEHEAVSSAQPGEPIAIRVNERARVHDKVLVVTPD from the coding sequence ATGACCGAGAAACTTGTCGGGACCGTCAGCCACTACTACAGCAAGCTGGAGGTCGCGGGTATCGACCTCTCCGACAAACTCAACGTCGGTGACACGGTTCACATTCTCGGACATACATCGGACTTCACCCAGACCGTCGACTCGATCCAGGTCGAACACGAGGCGGTCTCTTCGGCACAACCGGGCGAGCCTATCGCCATCAGAGTGAACGAACGGGCACGCGTCCATGACAAGGTTCTTGTAGTCACACCCGACTGA
- a CDS encoding DEDD exonuclease domain-containing protein: MSALQGQRTFDNLGAPLHEVPFCVLDLETTGLTPGLHAITEIGALRYVGGALVGTFDTLVNPDAPIPPRITVITGITQYMVIEAPRIEEALPSLLEFIGDAVIVGHNIRFDMSFLNSAAVALGYGELKNRTVDTLGLARRLVRNDVRNLKLDTLAAHFRSPTSPNHRAFTDAQATAHVFWELLGRAGDLGATHLDDLLRLPTARGSAHYRKIELTDVLPRSPGIYRFHDRDGTVIYVGKATDLRTRVRSYFYGDPRKSITNMLRELHHITHEVCAHELEAAITELRLIHAHRPKFNRKSRPAKSPHWLKLTDEEFPRFSVVRSSRDGGRLLLGPFRSKPAATAVLFALWDAVPIRRCRTATAGRTSACGFAELGVAVCPCDGSVSASDYAEIVNQLVNGVCNDPSSLLTPIEEKMMVHARASRFEDAATLRDRHKALARCLEDRRIWQTLQRAGMVRAVRGETGCLVENGRFVAGWSGDEPFNVLSLADSDDFEVEEVPPTPALAAESRLIWKWLTKPDTRLLDSTRPLVYPATRVPSLPHAASA; the protein is encoded by the coding sequence GTGTCGGCATTGCAAGGCCAGAGAACTTTCGACAACCTCGGTGCTCCGTTGCACGAGGTCCCGTTTTGCGTGCTCGACCTGGAGACCACCGGTCTGACACCGGGTCTGCATGCAATCACCGAAATCGGTGCGCTTCGGTATGTCGGAGGCGCGCTCGTCGGCACCTTTGACACGCTGGTGAACCCCGACGCACCGATCCCGCCGCGGATCACCGTGATCACCGGCATCACCCAGTACATGGTCATCGAAGCTCCAAGAATCGAGGAGGCCCTACCATCCCTGTTGGAGTTCATCGGTGATGCGGTGATTGTTGGTCACAACATTCGCTTCGACATGTCGTTTCTCAATTCGGCTGCGGTGGCCCTGGGGTACGGCGAACTCAAGAACCGCACCGTTGACACACTCGGTCTTGCTAGGCGTCTCGTGCGCAACGACGTGAGAAACCTGAAACTGGACACCCTGGCTGCGCACTTTCGCTCGCCGACGTCGCCGAACCACCGGGCGTTCACGGATGCGCAAGCAACGGCCCATGTCTTCTGGGAACTACTCGGTCGCGCCGGAGACCTCGGCGCCACCCATCTGGACGACCTCCTCCGTCTCCCGACAGCTCGTGGATCGGCGCACTATCGAAAGATCGAACTCACCGACGTCCTGCCGCGTTCGCCTGGCATCTACCGATTCCACGACCGGGACGGGACGGTTATCTATGTTGGCAAGGCAACAGATCTGCGCACACGGGTGAGGTCGTACTTCTACGGTGACCCCCGTAAATCAATCACGAACATGCTTCGAGAACTTCATCACATCACCCACGAAGTATGCGCCCACGAGCTTGAGGCCGCCATCACCGAGCTTCGCCTCATCCATGCCCATCGACCGAAGTTCAACCGAAAGTCGCGACCAGCAAAGTCACCGCACTGGCTAAAGCTGACCGACGAGGAGTTCCCCCGGTTCTCAGTTGTGCGCTCGAGCCGCGACGGGGGGCGGTTGCTGCTCGGACCGTTTCGATCCAAGCCCGCCGCGACCGCGGTGCTGTTCGCTCTGTGGGACGCGGTGCCGATTCGTCGCTGCCGCACCGCAACCGCCGGTCGAACGTCGGCCTGCGGGTTTGCGGAGCTCGGGGTTGCGGTGTGCCCGTGCGACGGATCGGTGTCGGCCTCCGACTACGCCGAGATTGTTAACCAACTTGTGAACGGCGTGTGCAACGACCCGTCCTCTCTCCTCACGCCAATCGAGGAAAAGATGATGGTCCACGCCCGGGCATCACGTTTCGAAGATGCAGCAACGCTACGCGATCGACACAAGGCGCTCGCGCGGTGCCTTGAAGACCGCCGAATCTGGCAAACATTGCAGCGGGCGGGCATGGTGCGTGCCGTGAGAGGTGAGACCGGTTGTCTTGTTGAGAACGGTCGTTTTGTGGCCGGCTGGTCTGGTGACGAACCGTTCAACGTTCTCTCGCTTGCCGATTCCGACGACTTCGAAGTCGAGGAGGTACCACCGACGCCGGCACTGGCAGCCGAGTCACGTCTGATCTGGAAGTGGCTGACAAAACCCGACACCCGGCTACTCGATTCGACCCGTCCACTCGTGTATCCCGCAACACGAGTCCCGTCACTCCCCCACGCAGCTTCGGCCTGA